One genomic region from Bos indicus isolate NIAB-ARS_2022 breed Sahiwal x Tharparkar chromosome 17, NIAB-ARS_B.indTharparkar_mat_pri_1.0, whole genome shotgun sequence encodes:
- the LOC139176696 gene encoding large ribosomal subunit protein eL36, giving the protein MALRYPMAVGLNKGHKVTKNVGKPRHSRRRGRLTKHTKFVRDMIREVCGFAPYERRAMELLKVSKDKRALKFIKKRVGTHIRAKRKREELSNVLAAMRKAAAKKD; this is encoded by the coding sequence ATGGCTCTGCGCTACCCCATGGCCGTGGGCCTCAACAAGGGTCACAAGGTGACCAAGAACGTGGGCAAGCCGAGGCACAGCCGCCGCCGCGGGCGTCTCACCAAACACACCAAATTCGTGCGGGACATGATCCGGGAGGTGTGTGGCTTCGCCCCTTACGAGCGACGAGCCATGGAGCTGCTCAAGGTCTCCAAGGACAAGCGGGCCCTCAAGTTCATCAAGAAAAGGGTGGGGACACATATCCGCgcgaagaggaagagagaggagctgAGCAACGTCTTGGCCGCCATGAGGAAAGCGGCAGCCAAGAAGGACTGA